The Neovison vison isolate M4711 chromosome 5, ASM_NN_V1, whole genome shotgun sequence genome includes a region encoding these proteins:
- the CTC1 gene encoding CST complex subunit CTC1 isoform X2, whose amino-acid sequence MEADPAPAPDSEQGWLEAARTFIQETLCPAGSEPDVQLTQSVIDCVKNTWLSQGKNQGFPLPLSYSFVSVQDLKTHQNLPCCSHLSWSSSTYQAWAQGTGPNGTPLPREQLLLLGTLTDLSGDLEQEYRKGDVYVKDNTGILTCELIDLDLSWLGRLFLFPNWSYLPPARWNASGEGHLELLSAPVPVCPLTASPGPPTPLPVLYPETASRLLRHRGKLRGVQPNLAGKLVRLSALVRSQKKAHFVLCLGDGSLAGSHVSIVVQIPAQLVWHRALWPGRSYVLTALRVVRIRGHCYRVWTTSPSSHLLPLKPECVRELELELDGPLLEADPAPTPMPSSSQDGDGEPVLVRHSTLLSYSGKVTGVLSQPAGLYEVDGQLALCLAYQQFHSLRKVVRPGVSLELQDVHLLQSVGGGIRRPVLAPCLHGAILLRGFSCQKPETQSFYQAQGTSLFEQLVWERQLGLPLYLWATRALEELAGKLCPHMLRHHQLLQHSTPGNPSPGLQLLAPVLDVLSPPGSMRRNAHKEILEEPHHCPLQKYMRLQTPCSFPTLATLKDEGRCRAWAAFDPKTLLPLPESSYLTSCQLNQRVSWSWLTLLPATSHPAQILIGVLAASSHKGCLQLRDKTGSLPCLILAKHSQPVTDSRFIGCLVRTEKFQLVIERNVRSNFPSCKELNMTGFIQKQQARVYIQFFLADALILPVPRPLLHSATSLPPQAEPTLPDGPHVEQSRLFLLSHKEALVKRNFCVPPGANPEVPKTILSFHVSGIWLGGTQRKEGTVWGPPEPKGEENKDQKVLLIFRGSSVRWFEFLHPGHVYRLVAPGPPTPLLFEEGGPSCIPQRPLELAGYASCLAVQEAWTLELESSPDVPAVLDTSRALPKTSMDDLLSGNSDCLVSFSAEILSRSLCEPFPAPFWAKPGGTRTSRASVKLTVAVEDADCPCRPHLDIYIKEPHLPPPLGLLPGARAYFGQLEKKISRSHNIYCCFRPTTYLQVLSFPPETAISAPLPHIFLAELLQGGRPPFQASASCHIVSVFSLQLLWVCAHCTSLCPQGRCTRQGSTCPTQTSISQASIRLLVEDGTAEAVVTCRNHHVATVLGLCPSEWTSLLESVRGPGKVALQFTGPGAQPESSAKVDEPLTLFLRTLCTSFSVLRPVVLSFELERKPSLVIPLEPPQLQRFQCGEQTLLTRVNPKIRLSCLSIQEPKHASSLGAFSLSC is encoded by the exons ATGGAGGCCGACCCGGCACCGGCTCCTGACTCT gaGCAAGGCTGGCTGGAGGCTGCCCGGACCTTCATCCAGGAGACCCTGTGTCCGGCTGGCAGCGAGCCCGATGTGCAGTTGACTCAGTCAGTAATTGACTGTGTGAAGAACACCTGGTTGTCCCAGGGAAAGAACCAGGGctttcccctgcccctcagcTACAG cTTTGTCTCAGTACAGGACCTCAAGACCCACCAGAACCTCCCGTGCTGCAGCCACCTGTCGTGGAGCAGTAGTACGTACCAGGCTTGGGCCCAAGGGACTGGACCAAATGGAACTCCTCTGCCCCGGGAGCAGCTGTTACTCTTAGGGACGCTCACAGACCTCTCAGGGGACTTGGAACAAGAGTACAGGAAAGGAGATGTCTATGTGAAAGATAACACTGGTATCCTGACCTGCGAG CTCATAGATCTGGACCTGTCTTGGTTGGGccgtctcttcctcttccccaatTGGAGTTACCTCCCTCCTGCCAGGTGGAATGCATCCGGGGAAGGACACTTGGAGCTCTTGAGTGCCCCGGTGCCAGTGTGCCCCTTGACCGCCAGTCCTgggccccccacccctctccctgttCTCTACCCAGAGACTGCTTCCCGCTTGCTCAGACACAG GGGCAAGCTGAGAGGCGTGCAGCCGAACCTGGCAGGGAAGCTGGTTCGATTGAGCGCTCTGGTGAGGAGTCAGAAGAAAGCTCACTTTGTCCTGTGTCTTGGGGACGGCTCCCTGGCTGGCAGCCACGTGTCCATTGTTGTGCAG ATCCCCGCCCAGCTGGTGTGGCACCGAGCCCTTTGGCCTGGTAGGTCCTATGTGCTGACAGCGCTGCGAGTAGTCAGAATCCGTGGACACTGTTACCGCGTGTGGACCACCAGTCCCTCCTCCCACCTGCTGCCGCTGAAACCGGAATGTGTGCGAGAGCTGGAGCTAGAGCTGGATGGGCCCCTTTTGGAGGCTGACCCCGCACCAACCCCCATGCCCAGCAGCTCCCAGGACGGGGACGGGGAGCCAGTTCTTGTCCGCCACTCGACGCTCTTATCCTACTCG GGAAAGGTCACTGGTgtgctgagccagccagccggCCTCTATGAGGTGGACGGGCAGCTGGCACTCTGCCTCGCCTACCAGCAATTCCACAGCCTGAGGAAGGTGGTGCGGCCGGGGGTCTCCCTGGAG CTCCAGGATGTTCACCTCCTGCAGTCGGTGGGCGGAGGGATCAGAAGGCCAGTGCTCGCCCCCTGCCTCCATGGCGCCATTCTCCTGCGGGGCTTCTCTTGTCAGAAGCCCGAGACTCAGTCTTTCTACCAGGCCCAGGGGACCTCCCTGTTCGAGCAGCTGGTATGGGAACGCCAGTTGGGCCTCCCCCTGTACCTGTGGGCCACCAGGGCGCTGGAGGAGCTGGCTGGCAA gctgtgtcccCACATGCTGAGACACCACCAGCTCCTGCAGCACTCCACTCCGGGGAACCCCAGCCCGGGACTGCAGCTCCTGGCTCCTGTCCTGGATGTCCTATCTCCACCGGGCAGCATGCGTCGGAACGCGCACAAGGAGATCCTCGAGGAGCCGCATCACTGTCCGTTGCAGAAG TACATGCGGCTGCAGACCCCCTGTTCTTTCCCTACTCTGGCCACCCTGAAAGACGAGGGCCGGTGCAGGGCCTGGGCCGCCTTTGACCCCAAGACCCTCCTGCCCCTTCCGGAGTCTTCTTATCTGACCAGCTGCCAGCTCAATCAGCGAGTGTCCTGGTCCTGGCTCACTCTGCTGCCTGCCACCTCCCACCCAGCCCAG ATTTTAATTGGGGTCCTGGCGGCTTCATCTCATAAAGGCTGTCTGCAACTTCGGGACAAAACCGGTTCTCTCCCCTGCCTCATCCTGGCCAAGCACTCTCAGCCCGTCACTGATTCCCGGTTCATAG gcTGCTTGGTGCGGACAGAGAAGTTCCAGCTGGTCATAGAGAGGAATGTCAGAAGCAACTTCCCTTCCTGTAAGGAGCTGAACATGACAGGCTTCATCCAGAAGCAGCAGGCCAG AGTCTATATCCAGTTCTTCCTGGCCGATGCCTTGATcctgcctgtgcccagacctttgctgcaCTCGgccacctccctcccacctcagGCAGAGCCCACCCTCCCGGATGGCCCCCACGTAGAGCAGAGCCGACTGTTCTTGCTGTCCCACAAGGAGGCCCTGGTGAAGAGGAACTTTTGTGTCCCCCCAGGAGCTAACCCAGAGGTGCCCAAGACCATCCTCAGTTTCCACGTATCGGGGATCTGGCTTGGGGGCacccagaggaaggaggggactGTGTGGGGCCCACCCGAGCCCAAAGGAGAGGAGAACAAGGATCAGAAG gttCTCTTAATCTTCCGGGGCTCCTCGGTCCGCTGGTTCGAATTCTTGCACCCAGGTCACGTGTACCGACTCGTGGCTCCGGGCCCTCCT ACTCCGCTGCTGTTCGAGGAGGGCGGGCCATCCTGCATCCCACAGCGTCCCCTGGAGCTGGCCGGCTATGCGTCCTGCCTCGCGGTGCAGGAGGCGTGGACTCTGGAGCTCGAGAGCAGCCCGGACGTCCCGGCTGTGCTGGACACCAGCAGGGCCCTGCCTAAGACCTCGATGGACGACCTGCTCAGTGGCAA CTCCGATTGCCTGGTGTCTTTCTCAGCTGAGATCTTGTCACGGAGCCTGTGTGAGCCATTTCCGGCCCCTTTCTGGGCAAAGCCTG GGGGCACTCGGACCTCGAGAGCATCTGTGAAGCTGACCGTGGCCGTGGAGGATGCTGACTGCCCATGCCGCCCACACTTAGACATCTATATCAAAGAGCCACACTTGCCTCCCCCGCTAGGACTCCTGCCGGGAGCCCGAGCCTACTTTGGCCAGCTGGAGAAGAAGATTTCCAG ATCCCACAATATTTACTGTTGTTTCCGGCCGACCACTTACCTGCAGGTCCTGAGTTTCCCCCCTGAGACCGCAATCAG tgctcCCCTGCCCCACATCTTCCTGGCTGAACTCCTGCAGGGTGGCCGGCCCCCCTTCCAGGCCAGTGCCTCTTGCCATATCGTTTCCGTCTTCAGCCTTCAGCTCCTGTGGGTGTGTGCTCACTGTACCAGTCTCTGTCCCCAG GGAAGGTGTACTCGTCAGGGCTCCACTTGCCCCACGCAGACATCTATAAGCCAGGCCAGCATCAG gctCCTGGTGGAGGATGGGACTGCCGAAGCCGTGGTGACCTGTAGAAATCATCACGTGGCCACAGTACTGGGTCTGTGTCCCAGTGAGTGGACCTCCCTCCTGGAGTCTGTCCGAGGGCCGGGGAAGGTGGCCTTGCAATTTACAGGTCCTGGAGCCCAGCCTGAG tCTTCCGCCAAGGTGGATGAGCCCTTGACCCTCTTCCTCCGGACACTGTGTACCAGCTTCTCTGTTCTCCGGCCTGTTGTGCTTTCTTTTGAGCTTGAGAGGAAACCCTCCTTGGTCATCCCGTTAG AGCCACCTCAGCTACAGCGGTTCCAATGCGGGGAGCAGACTCTTCTGACTCGTGTGAATCCCAAAATCCGACTGTCCTGCCTTTCTATCCAGGAGCCCAAGCACGCCAGCTCCCTGGGAGCCTTTTCTTTGTCCTGCTGA
- the CTC1 gene encoding CST complex subunit CTC1 isoform X1 — protein MATRGAPDAAGGTGITEQGWLEAARTFIQETLCPAGSEPDVQLTQSVIDCVKNTWLSQGKNQGFPLPLSYSFVSVQDLKTHQNLPCCSHLSWSSSTYQAWAQGTGPNGTPLPREQLLLLGTLTDLSGDLEQEYRKGDVYVKDNTGILTCELIDLDLSWLGRLFLFPNWSYLPPARWNASGEGHLELLSAPVPVCPLTASPGPPTPLPVLYPETASRLLRHRGKLRGVQPNLAGKLVRLSALVRSQKKAHFVLCLGDGSLAGSHVSIVVQIPAQLVWHRALWPGRSYVLTALRVVRIRGHCYRVWTTSPSSHLLPLKPECVRELELELDGPLLEADPAPTPMPSSSQDGDGEPVLVRHSTLLSYSGKVTGVLSQPAGLYEVDGQLALCLAYQQFHSLRKVVRPGVSLELQDVHLLQSVGGGIRRPVLAPCLHGAILLRGFSCQKPETQSFYQAQGTSLFEQLVWERQLGLPLYLWATRALEELAGKLCPHMLRHHQLLQHSTPGNPSPGLQLLAPVLDVLSPPGSMRRNAHKEILEEPHHCPLQKYMRLQTPCSFPTLATLKDEGRCRAWAAFDPKTLLPLPESSYLTSCQLNQRVSWSWLTLLPATSHPAQILIGVLAASSHKGCLQLRDKTGSLPCLILAKHSQPVTDSRFIGCLVRTEKFQLVIERNVRSNFPSCKELNMTGFIQKQQARVYIQFFLADALILPVPRPLLHSATSLPPQAEPTLPDGPHVEQSRLFLLSHKEALVKRNFCVPPGANPEVPKTILSFHVSGIWLGGTQRKEGTVWGPPEPKGEENKDQKVLLIFRGSSVRWFEFLHPGHVYRLVAPGPPTPLLFEEGGPSCIPQRPLELAGYASCLAVQEAWTLELESSPDVPAVLDTSRALPKTSMDDLLSGNSDCLVSFSAEILSRSLCEPFPAPFWAKPGGTRTSRASVKLTVAVEDADCPCRPHLDIYIKEPHLPPPLGLLPGARAYFGQLEKKISRSHNIYCCFRPTTYLQVLSFPPETAISAPLPHIFLAELLQGGRPPFQASASCHIVSVFSLQLLWVCAHCTSLCPQGRCTRQGSTCPTQTSISQASIRLLVEDGTAEAVVTCRNHHVATVLGLCPSEWTSLLESVRGPGKVALQFTGPGAQPESSAKVDEPLTLFLRTLCTSFSVLRPVVLSFELERKPSLVIPLEPPQLQRFQCGEQTLLTRVNPKIRLSCLSIQEPKHASSLGAFSLSC, from the exons ATGGCGACCCGTGGGGCCCCTGACGCAGCTGGAGGGACGGGGATAACG gaGCAAGGCTGGCTGGAGGCTGCCCGGACCTTCATCCAGGAGACCCTGTGTCCGGCTGGCAGCGAGCCCGATGTGCAGTTGACTCAGTCAGTAATTGACTGTGTGAAGAACACCTGGTTGTCCCAGGGAAAGAACCAGGGctttcccctgcccctcagcTACAG cTTTGTCTCAGTACAGGACCTCAAGACCCACCAGAACCTCCCGTGCTGCAGCCACCTGTCGTGGAGCAGTAGTACGTACCAGGCTTGGGCCCAAGGGACTGGACCAAATGGAACTCCTCTGCCCCGGGAGCAGCTGTTACTCTTAGGGACGCTCACAGACCTCTCAGGGGACTTGGAACAAGAGTACAGGAAAGGAGATGTCTATGTGAAAGATAACACTGGTATCCTGACCTGCGAG CTCATAGATCTGGACCTGTCTTGGTTGGGccgtctcttcctcttccccaatTGGAGTTACCTCCCTCCTGCCAGGTGGAATGCATCCGGGGAAGGACACTTGGAGCTCTTGAGTGCCCCGGTGCCAGTGTGCCCCTTGACCGCCAGTCCTgggccccccacccctctccctgttCTCTACCCAGAGACTGCTTCCCGCTTGCTCAGACACAG GGGCAAGCTGAGAGGCGTGCAGCCGAACCTGGCAGGGAAGCTGGTTCGATTGAGCGCTCTGGTGAGGAGTCAGAAGAAAGCTCACTTTGTCCTGTGTCTTGGGGACGGCTCCCTGGCTGGCAGCCACGTGTCCATTGTTGTGCAG ATCCCCGCCCAGCTGGTGTGGCACCGAGCCCTTTGGCCTGGTAGGTCCTATGTGCTGACAGCGCTGCGAGTAGTCAGAATCCGTGGACACTGTTACCGCGTGTGGACCACCAGTCCCTCCTCCCACCTGCTGCCGCTGAAACCGGAATGTGTGCGAGAGCTGGAGCTAGAGCTGGATGGGCCCCTTTTGGAGGCTGACCCCGCACCAACCCCCATGCCCAGCAGCTCCCAGGACGGGGACGGGGAGCCAGTTCTTGTCCGCCACTCGACGCTCTTATCCTACTCG GGAAAGGTCACTGGTgtgctgagccagccagccggCCTCTATGAGGTGGACGGGCAGCTGGCACTCTGCCTCGCCTACCAGCAATTCCACAGCCTGAGGAAGGTGGTGCGGCCGGGGGTCTCCCTGGAG CTCCAGGATGTTCACCTCCTGCAGTCGGTGGGCGGAGGGATCAGAAGGCCAGTGCTCGCCCCCTGCCTCCATGGCGCCATTCTCCTGCGGGGCTTCTCTTGTCAGAAGCCCGAGACTCAGTCTTTCTACCAGGCCCAGGGGACCTCCCTGTTCGAGCAGCTGGTATGGGAACGCCAGTTGGGCCTCCCCCTGTACCTGTGGGCCACCAGGGCGCTGGAGGAGCTGGCTGGCAA gctgtgtcccCACATGCTGAGACACCACCAGCTCCTGCAGCACTCCACTCCGGGGAACCCCAGCCCGGGACTGCAGCTCCTGGCTCCTGTCCTGGATGTCCTATCTCCACCGGGCAGCATGCGTCGGAACGCGCACAAGGAGATCCTCGAGGAGCCGCATCACTGTCCGTTGCAGAAG TACATGCGGCTGCAGACCCCCTGTTCTTTCCCTACTCTGGCCACCCTGAAAGACGAGGGCCGGTGCAGGGCCTGGGCCGCCTTTGACCCCAAGACCCTCCTGCCCCTTCCGGAGTCTTCTTATCTGACCAGCTGCCAGCTCAATCAGCGAGTGTCCTGGTCCTGGCTCACTCTGCTGCCTGCCACCTCCCACCCAGCCCAG ATTTTAATTGGGGTCCTGGCGGCTTCATCTCATAAAGGCTGTCTGCAACTTCGGGACAAAACCGGTTCTCTCCCCTGCCTCATCCTGGCCAAGCACTCTCAGCCCGTCACTGATTCCCGGTTCATAG gcTGCTTGGTGCGGACAGAGAAGTTCCAGCTGGTCATAGAGAGGAATGTCAGAAGCAACTTCCCTTCCTGTAAGGAGCTGAACATGACAGGCTTCATCCAGAAGCAGCAGGCCAG AGTCTATATCCAGTTCTTCCTGGCCGATGCCTTGATcctgcctgtgcccagacctttgctgcaCTCGgccacctccctcccacctcagGCAGAGCCCACCCTCCCGGATGGCCCCCACGTAGAGCAGAGCCGACTGTTCTTGCTGTCCCACAAGGAGGCCCTGGTGAAGAGGAACTTTTGTGTCCCCCCAGGAGCTAACCCAGAGGTGCCCAAGACCATCCTCAGTTTCCACGTATCGGGGATCTGGCTTGGGGGCacccagaggaaggaggggactGTGTGGGGCCCACCCGAGCCCAAAGGAGAGGAGAACAAGGATCAGAAG gttCTCTTAATCTTCCGGGGCTCCTCGGTCCGCTGGTTCGAATTCTTGCACCCAGGTCACGTGTACCGACTCGTGGCTCCGGGCCCTCCT ACTCCGCTGCTGTTCGAGGAGGGCGGGCCATCCTGCATCCCACAGCGTCCCCTGGAGCTGGCCGGCTATGCGTCCTGCCTCGCGGTGCAGGAGGCGTGGACTCTGGAGCTCGAGAGCAGCCCGGACGTCCCGGCTGTGCTGGACACCAGCAGGGCCCTGCCTAAGACCTCGATGGACGACCTGCTCAGTGGCAA CTCCGATTGCCTGGTGTCTTTCTCAGCTGAGATCTTGTCACGGAGCCTGTGTGAGCCATTTCCGGCCCCTTTCTGGGCAAAGCCTG GGGGCACTCGGACCTCGAGAGCATCTGTGAAGCTGACCGTGGCCGTGGAGGATGCTGACTGCCCATGCCGCCCACACTTAGACATCTATATCAAAGAGCCACACTTGCCTCCCCCGCTAGGACTCCTGCCGGGAGCCCGAGCCTACTTTGGCCAGCTGGAGAAGAAGATTTCCAG ATCCCACAATATTTACTGTTGTTTCCGGCCGACCACTTACCTGCAGGTCCTGAGTTTCCCCCCTGAGACCGCAATCAG tgctcCCCTGCCCCACATCTTCCTGGCTGAACTCCTGCAGGGTGGCCGGCCCCCCTTCCAGGCCAGTGCCTCTTGCCATATCGTTTCCGTCTTCAGCCTTCAGCTCCTGTGGGTGTGTGCTCACTGTACCAGTCTCTGTCCCCAG GGAAGGTGTACTCGTCAGGGCTCCACTTGCCCCACGCAGACATCTATAAGCCAGGCCAGCATCAG gctCCTGGTGGAGGATGGGACTGCCGAAGCCGTGGTGACCTGTAGAAATCATCACGTGGCCACAGTACTGGGTCTGTGTCCCAGTGAGTGGACCTCCCTCCTGGAGTCTGTCCGAGGGCCGGGGAAGGTGGCCTTGCAATTTACAGGTCCTGGAGCCCAGCCTGAG tCTTCCGCCAAGGTGGATGAGCCCTTGACCCTCTTCCTCCGGACACTGTGTACCAGCTTCTCTGTTCTCCGGCCTGTTGTGCTTTCTTTTGAGCTTGAGAGGAAACCCTCCTTGGTCATCCCGTTAG AGCCACCTCAGCTACAGCGGTTCCAATGCGGGGAGCAGACTCTTCTGACTCGTGTGAATCCCAAAATCCGACTGTCCTGCCTTTCTATCCAGGAGCCCAAGCACGCCAGCTCCCTGGGAGCCTTTTCTTTGTCCTGCTGA